A single region of the Salvia miltiorrhiza cultivar Shanhuang (shh) chromosome 8, IMPLAD_Smil_shh, whole genome shotgun sequence genome encodes:
- the LOC130998125 gene encoding uncharacterized protein LOC130998125 translates to MAAAAPVLNLINKRLWELRKKLKRISHMDESHAQGKTLNKEQEETLRSKPYVVAGIDELEKIRQPLLSAVDQEIELTPMRANDNMLTRTHERNCCLTSDYVIDDDAAGDPLKEWDLDVIATVAGLLISRPVNLSLSHKHSLE, encoded by the exons ATGGCGGCTGCGGCACCGGTCCTCAATCTAATCAACAAGCGCCTCTGGGAGCTGCGGAAGAAGCTCAAGCGCATCTCGCATATGGATGAGTCTCACGCCCAGGGCAAAACTCTCAACAAGGAGCAGGAGGAAACCCTCCGGTCCAAACCCTACGTCGTCGCCGGCATCGACGAGCTCGAGAAGATCCGGCAGCCGCTCCTCAGCGCCGTTGATCAGGAAATCGAGCTC ACTCCGATGAGGGCCAACGATAACATGCTGACGAGGACGCACGAAAGGAATTGCTGCTTGACGTCTGATTACGTCATAGACGACGATGCTGCTGGAGATCCTCTGAAAGAGTGGGATTTGGATGTGATTGCGACGGTCGCCGGTTTATTGATCTCACGACCGGTGAACTTGTCCTTGTCGCACAAGCACTCTTTGGAATGA